The nucleotide window TTCCTGGAACGACGGGTTACCCGAGGTGTCGGTGCGGAGCACGAGTGTGTTCACGAAGAAGCCGACGAGGTCGTCCAGTGCGGCGTCCGGGCGGCCCGCCACCGGCGCGCCCAGCGGCACGTCAGTACCTGCGCCCAACCGCGACAGCAGGACCGCCACCGCCGCCTGCACCACCATGAAGAGGCTGGTGCCTGTCGATCGGGCCAGGTGGCGGAGGTCGCGGGCCACCGCGTCGGGCAGGACGAAGTCGACGAGGTCGCCGCGGTGGCTGGCCTCGGCGGGGCGGGGCCGGTCGGCCGGCAGGTCCACCTCGTCGGGCAGCCCGGCCAGGGCCTCCCGCCACGCTCGCACCTGTTCGGTCAGGTCCGCGGACTGCTCGCGCTGCCAGAGGGCGAAGTCGGCGTACTGCACGGGGAGCGGTCGGAACGCCGGGGCGCGTCCGGCGCGGCGCGCCTCGTACGCCGCGGTGAGGTCGGCGCGCAACGGTTCGTCGGACCACTCGTCGCCGGCGATGTGGTGCAACAGCAGGAGCAACACGTGCTCGTCCGGTGCCACCCGGAACACGTCGACCCGCAGCGGCGGCTCCCGATCGAGCGCGAACGCGTGCTCGGCGGCGGCGTCGACGTCGCCGCCCTCGTGGAACGCGACAGGGACGGCGTCCGGTTGGAGGATGTGTTGGTAGGGGGCCCCGTCGACGTCCGGGAAGATGGTGCGGAGGGTTTCGTGTCGGGCCACCACGTCGCCGACGGCGGCGATCAACGCGTCGGTGTCGAGACGGCCCCGCAGTCGCCAGGCGATCGGGATGTTGTACGTCGGGTTCGGTCCTTCGAGGCGGTAGAGGAACCACAGCCGTTGTTGGGCGTACGACAGCGGCACCCGGTGCGGGCGCGGCCGTGCCACCAGCGGTGCTCGACTCGATCCGACCAGCCTCGGCAGCAGAGCCGCCACTGTCGGTGCGTCGAACACCGCTCGGACCGGCAGTTCCACGCCCATGACGGCCCGCACCCGGCCGGCGAGGCGCATCACCAGCAGCGAGTGACCGCCCAACGCGAAGAAGTCGTCGTGGATGCCGACCGACGGCAGGCCCAGCACCTCGGCGAACAGGTCGCACAGGTGTTGCTCGCGGCTGTTGCGGGCGGCCGTGCCGCCGACCAGTTGGGAGAAGTCCGGGGTGGGCAGCGCGGCTACGTCGAGTTTGCCGGCGATGGTCCGGGGCAACGCGTCGACCTGGACGAACGCCGACGGGATCATGTAGTCGGGCAGCGTGGCCCGCAAGCGGTCCAGGTCGACCCCGCCGACCACGTAGGCGACGAGTCGGCCGTCGCGGACGACGACTGCGGCTTGGCCGAGGGCGGCCTCGATCTCGCCCACCTCGATCCGGTAGCCGCGGACCTTGACCTGTCCGTCGGCGCGGCCGGCGAACTCCAGCACCCCGTCCCGGTCGAACCGGGCCAGGTCCCCGGTGCGGTACATGCGCGCGCCGGCGGGGCCGAACGGGTCGGCCACGAACCGTTCTGCGGTGAGCCCGGCCCGGTTCAGGTAGCCGTGCGCCAACCCGGCCCCGGCGACATACACCTCGCCGAGCACCCCCGGCGCCACCGGCTGCAATCCGGCGTCGAGCAGATAGGTCCGCACGTTGGCCAACCGGTACGCCGACCGGTCCGGACCCTCCCACCCGTAGGCGTCCACCGATGCCTCGGTCGGCCCGTACAGGTCGTGACAGGTCAACCCCGGTGTGGCAGAGACCCGTTGCCACAACTGCCCGTCGATGGCCTCACCACCGACGAGCAGCACACTCAGACCCGCGTCCAACACACCTGCCGGCACCAACTCCCGCAGATAGGTGGGCGTCACGTCCAGCACATCGATGTGCTGTTCACTCAACCGCGACACGAGAACACCCGGATCGCGGTACTCGTCATCATCGAAAACGTGCAGGGTGTGTCCGTCGAGCAGCCAGATCAGCGGTTCCCACGACCCGTCGAACGTGAACGACGCGACGTGCGCCACCCGTCGCCGCGGACCGGCCATCAGCCGCTCACGATGCGAGCCGAACAGGTTCACGATCCCCCGGTGGGGCACCACCACACCCTTCGGCCGCCCCGTCGACCCCGACGTGAAAATCACATACGCCGCGTCGTCCGCCGACGGCGCACCCACGAACGGCGTCGCCTCCGGTACCGCCGAACCCACCACCAGTCGAGGGCCCGACCAGGGCACGTCGGTGTCCCCGGTGGTGACCAGGATCGCCGGCTGGGCGTCGTCGAGCATCGCAGTGATCCGGTCGGTCGGCTGGTACGCGTCGAGCGGCAGGTACGCCGCACCCGCCTTGAGCACGCCGAGGATCGCCGGGACGGTGAGCGGGCGGGACGTGGCCAGCGCGACGAGGCCGCCCGCGTACGCGGCGAGCGCACCGGCGAGCCGCGACGACCAGTGGTCCAGCTCGGCGAACGTCCAGGCGCGTCCGCCGGAGACCAGGGCCACCGCGTCGGGCCTGGCGGCCGCCTGCGCGACGAACAGGTCCACGATGGAGTTCGTGGGGATCGGCGTGGCGGCCTCCACGGCCAGCAGCCGCGAACGCTCGGCCGGGGCGAGCACGTCGATCCTGCTCACCACCGCCGCCGGGTCGGCGGCGACCGTGGCGAGGACCCGCTGCAACCGCTCGACCAGGGTCCGGGCGGAGGAACTGTCGTACCTGTCGGTCGCGTACTCCAGTTCGGCACGTATGCCGCCGCGGGTCTCGAAGAAGTCGAATGACAGATCGAACATCGCGACGTGCTGGCGCACCCGCTCGGTCTCGACGCGCAGCGACCCGAGGTGCCAGGCGCCGTCGGCCTCGCCGAGGTAGGAGACCATCGTCTGGAACAGGGGGTGCCTGCTCAGGGACCGGACCGGGTTCAGCGCTTCGACCAGGTGCTCGAACGGCACGTCCTGCCTGTCGAACGCGGCGAGGTCGGTCTCCCGTACCCGGGCCAGCAGTTCTTGGAACGACGGGTTACCCGATGTGTCGGTGCGGAGCACGAGTGTGTTCACGAAGAAGCCGACGAGGCCGTCCAGTGCGGCGTCCGGGCGGCCCGCCACGGGCGCGCCCAGCGGCACGTCAGTACCCGCGCCCAACCGCGACAGCAGCACCGCCACCGCCGCCTGCACCACCATGAACATGGAGGTGCCGGTCGACCGGGCCAGCGCACGCAGCCGTTCGGTCACCTCGGCGGGCAGCGTGAAGTCGACAACGTCGCCGCGGTGGCTGGCCTCGGCGGGGCGGGGCCGGTCGGCCGGCAGGTCCACCTCGTCGGGCAGCCCGGCCAGCGCCTCCCGCCATCCGTCGACCTGCGCGGTGAGCGCGCTCGACTCCTCGCGCTGCCACAGCGCGAAGTCGGCGTACTGCACGGGCAGGGGCGGGAACGCCGGCGCCAGTCCGGCGCAGCGGGCCGTGTAGGCGGCCACGATGTCCCGGCGCAGCGGCACGTCCGACCATTCGTCGCCGGCGATGTGATGCAACAGCAGAAGCAGCACATGCTCGTCCGGTGCGATCCGGAAGAGCCAGGCGCGCAGTGGCGGCTCGTGGTCGAGACGGAATCCGTACGCCCCGATCTCCGCGAGCCGTTCGGGGAGGTCCGCCTCGGCGATGTCCGCCACCGGCACCGCGACCGATTCGGCGGGCAGGACGCATTGGTACGGCTCACCGCCGTCCTGGTCGCCGAAGATGGTGCGGAGGGTTTCGTGTCGGGCCACCACGTCGCCGACGGCGGCGATCAACGCGTCGGTGTCGAGACGGCCACGCAGTCGCCACGCGATCGGGATGTTGTACGTCGGGTTCGGTCCTTCGAGGCGGTAGAGGAACCACAACCGTTGTTGGGCGTACGACAGCGGCACCCGGTCCGGGCGCGGCCGTGCCACCAGCGGCGCTCGACTCGATCCGACCAGCCTCGGCAGCAGACCCGCCACTGTCGGTGCGTCGAACACCGCTCGGACCGGCAACTCCACACCCATGACGGCCCGCACCCGACCGGCGAGGCGCATCACCGACAACGAGTGACCGCCCAACGCGAAGAAGTCGTCGTCGATGCCCACCGACGGCACGCCCAGCACCTCGGCGAACAGGTCGCACAGGTGTTGCTCACGGGTGTTGCGGGCGGTGCGACCCACGCTTGACCCGGCGAAGTCCGGAGCCGGCAACGCGGCCACGTCAAGCTTCCCGGCCACCGTCCGGGGCAGTGCGTCCATCTCGACGAACGCCGACGGGATCATGTAATCCGGCAACGTCTCCCGCAGCCGGTCGGTGTCGACCGGCCCGCCCACCACGTACGCGACGAGTCGGCCGTCGCGGAGCACCACGGCGGCCTGGCCGAGGGCGGCCTCGATCTCGCCCACCTCGATCCGGTAACCGCGGATCTTTACCTGTCCGTCGGCGCGGCCGGCGAACTCCAACACCCCGTCCCGGTCGAACCGGGCCAGGTCCCCGGTGCGGTACATCCGCGCACCCGCCGGACCGAAGGGGTCGGCCACGAACCGCTCCGCCGTCAGCCCGGCCCGGTTCAGGTACCCGTGCGCCAACCCGGCCCCGGCGACGTACACCTCGCCGAGCACCCCCGGCGCCACCGGCCGCAACCCGCCGTCGAGGACGTACGTGCGCACGTTCGCCAGTCGATACGCCGACCGGTCCGGACCCTCCCACCCGTAGGCGTCCACCGATGCCTCGGTCGGCCCGTACAGGTCATGACAGGTCAGCCCCGGAGTGGCCGACACCCGCTGCCACAGCTGCCCGTCGATCGCCTCACCACCGACCAGCAACACACTCAGACCCGCGTCCAACACACCCGCCGGAACCAACTCCCGCAGAAACGTGGGCGTCACGTCCAGCACGTCGATCCGCTGCTCACGCAGCTGGCCGACCAGCGCGGCGGCGTCGTGGTAGACGTCGGAGTCGATGACGTGCAGGGTGTGTCCGTCGAGCAGCCAGATCAGCGGTTCCCACGACCCGTCGAACGTGAACGACGCGACGTGCGCCACCCGTCGCCGCGGACCGGCCATCAGCCGCTCACGATGCGAGCCGAACAGGTTCACGATCCCCCGGTGGGGCACCACCACACCCTTCGGCCGCCCCGTCGACCCCGACGTGAAAATCACGTACGCCGCGTCGTCCGCCGACGGCGCACCCACGAACGGCGTCGCCTCCGGTACCGCCGAACCCACCACCAGCCGAGGGCCGGTCCACTGCGGGGCCGGGTCGTCGCCGGCCGCTACCACCAGCACCGCCGGGGCCGCGTCGTCGAGCATCGCCGTGATCCGGGCTGTCGGCTGGTTCAGGTCGATCGGCAGGTAGGCCGCCCCGCTGTCGAGCACGCCGAACACCGCCGGCACGGTGAGCGCCCGTGGCAGCGCGAGCGCGACCCGGTCGGTTCGCGTGACGCCGTGCTCGCGCAACGCCCCGGCCAGTCCGGCAGCCCAGCGCTCCACGTCGGCGAAGGTCCACTCGCGTCCGTCCGCGACGAGAGCGACAGCTGTGGGCGTCCGGGTCGCCTGCTCGTGGAACAGCGCGCTGACCGTGGTGTCGGGCACCGGCCTGGCGGTGTCGTTCCAGCCCCGCAGGACGCGGTCCCGTTCCGCCGAGGTCAGCACGTCGACCGCGGCTAGGGGCGCGTCCGGGGCGTCGCAGATCCGGGTCAGCACCAGGGTCAGCCGGTCCAGCAGCGTCCCGGCGGCGTCCCGGCCGATCAGGTCGGCGCGGTACTCCAGGTCGAGGTGCAGCCGGTGGCCGGGACGCGCGGTCAGTGTCAGGGGATAGTGCGCGCAGTCGCGGACGTCCGCGCCGGTGACGCGTACGCCGTCGACCGGCTCCGGTAGCGACTCGCCCAGCGGGTAGTTCTCGAAGACCGTCAGGGTGTCGAACAGCTCGCCGTGCCCGGCCAGCCGCTGGATCTCGGCCAACCCGAGGTGCTGGTGCTCCATCAGCCGCACCTGCCCGTCCTGCAGGCGGCGCAGCACTGTCGCCACCGGCGCGGCCGGATCCAGGGTGATGCGTACCGGAATGGTGTTGATGAACAGACCGATCATGGTGTCGGCACCGGGGAGGTCCGGCGGACGACCGGCGACTGTCGCGCCGACCACCACGTCGTCGCGTCCGGTCAGCGCCCCGGCCACGACCCCCCAGGCACCCTGGACGATGGTGTTCATGGTGAGCCCACGGGCACGACCGAGTGCGGTGAGCCGCGCGGTCAGTTCGACCGAGAGGTCACGCACGAGGCGTTCCGGCACCACCGCCTCGGCCGGGGGACGCCCGGCGAGCACTGTCGGCCCGTCCAGCCCGGCCAGTGCCTCGCGCCACGCGGCCTCGGCCGCCGGACGGTCCTGAGCGGCGGTCCAGGCGAGGTAGTCGCGGAAGTCGGCGGGCTCCGGCAACAGGTCGCCCCGGTACAGGGCGATCAGCTCGTCCAGCAACAGCGGCACCGACCAACCGTCGAGCAGCAGGTGGTGGTGGGTGATCACGAGCCGGTGCCGGTGCGGACCGAGGCGGACCAGTGTCATCCGCAGCAGTGGCGCGGTCGCCGGGTCGAGCCGGGTCGCGAGGTCCGTGTCGAGGAATCCGGGGAGTTCGTCCTCGGCCAGGGTCAGGGCGGACCAGGGCAGTGGCACGTGCCGCGGCACCACGGCCACGGACTGCCCGTTCTTCCGGCGGCGGAAGGCCACCCGCAGGTTGGGCCGACGGTCGAGCACTGACTGCCCGGCGGCCCGCAGCCGCTCGGCGTCCAGTGGCCCGTCCAGGGCGACTGTCAACTGCCCGGTGTAGACGTCCGGGCCGTCCGCGGCGAGATGCGCGTGGAACAGCAGCCCCTCCTGCAGCGGGGTCAGCGACAGGATGTCGGCGATCCCGGAGGCCTGCCCGGGAGTGGCGGTCGCGGTCACGAAAGCTCCCATTCGGCCTCGAACTCGTCGATCTCGTCCTGGCTGAGCGTCAGCGTCAGGTCGGACGGGGTGAGCCCGCCGGCGGCCGGGCCGCGGGCATGCACGACGAGCGCCTCCAGCGCGGCGAACCAGGCCGCGGCGAGGTCGGCGACCGCCGCGTCGTCCAGCAGGTCACGCGGGTACGCCCAGGTCACACCCAACTCCGGGCCGGCCGTGGTGTCCTGCACGTACGCGTTGATCTCCAACGTGTACGGCGCGACAGGCATGCCGAGGTCGAACCCGCCGGCCAGGATGCCGTGCCCCGCCACCGGCGTCCAGCTCTCGCCGTCGCCGGACGAGGCGGTGAACCGACCGAGGTAGTTGAAGCTGACCTGCGGCGCGGGGCGGCCGGCCAGCTCAGGCTCGGTATCCGGATTGAGGTAGCGCAGCATCCCGTACCCGATGCCGTGGTCCGGGATGGCCCGCAGCTGCTCCTTGAGCCGCTTCAGCGCGATGCCGGCGCTCGGTCCACCGGCCAGCGCGTCGGCGACATCGATGTCACCGGGGTCGAGGCGGACCGGGAAGACTGTGGTGAACCAGCCGAGCCCCGGAGTGAGGTCGGCGTTCGCGACGACCTGCTCCTCCCGGCCGTGCCCCTCCAACGCGATGAGCACCGAGCGCTCGGTGCCCTTCCCGTGTCGGGTCCGCCAGTCGATCATCGCCAGAGCGAGCGCGGTGAGCAGCACGTCATTGATGCCGGCGTGGAAGGCTGCGGCAACCG belongs to Micromonospora ureilytica and includes:
- a CDS encoding non-ribosomal peptide synthetase, which translates into the protein MTATATPGQASGIADILSLTPLQEGLLFHAHLAADGPDVYTGQLTVALDGPLDAERLRAAGQSVLDRRPNLRVAFRRRKNGQSVAVVPRHVPLPWSALTLAEDELPGFLDTDLATRLDPATAPLLRMTLVRLGPHRHRLVITHHHLLLDGWSVPLLLDELIALYRGDLLPEPADFRDYLAWTAAQDRPAAEAAWREALAGLDGPTVLAGRPPAEAVVPERLVRDLSVELTARLTALGRARGLTMNTIVQGAWGVVAGALTGRDDVVVGATVAGRPPDLPGADTMIGLFINTIPVRITLDPAAPVATVLRRLQDGQVRLMEHQHLGLAEIQRLAGHGELFDTLTVFENYPLGESLPEPVDGVRVTGADVRDCAHYPLTLTARPGHRLHLDLEYRADLIGRDAAGTLLDRLTLVLTRICDAPDAPLAAVDVLTSAERDRVLRGWNDTARPVPDTTVSALFHEQATRTPTAVALVADGREWTFADVERWAAGLAGALREHGVTRTDRVALALPRALTVPAVFGVLDSGAAYLPIDLNQPTARITAMLDDAAPAVLVVAAGDDPAPQWTGPRLVVGSAVPEATPFVGAPSADDAAYVIFTSGSTGRPKGVVVPHRGIVNLFGSHRERLMAGPRRRVAHVASFTFDGSWEPLIWLLDGHTLHVIDSDVYHDAAALVGQLREQRIDVLDVTPTFLRELVPAGVLDAGLSVLLVGGEAIDGQLWQRVSATPGLTCHDLYGPTEASVDAYGWEGPDRSAYRLANVRTYVLDGGLRPVAPGVLGEVYVAGAGLAHGYLNRAGLTAERFVADPFGPAGARMYRTGDLARFDRDGVLEFAGRADGQVKIRGYRIEVGEIEAALGQAAVVLRDGRLVAYVVGGPVDTDRLRETLPDYMIPSAFVEMDALPRTVAGKLDVAALPAPDFAGSSVGRTARNTREQHLCDLFAEVLGVPSVGIDDDFFALGGHSLSVMRLAGRVRAVMGVELPVRAVFDAPTVAGLLPRLVGSSRAPLVARPRPDRVPLSYAQQRLWFLYRLEGPNPTYNIPIAWRLRGRLDTDALIAAVGDVVARHETLRTIFGDQDGGEPYQCVLPAESVAVPVADIAEADLPERLAEIGAYGFRLDHEPPLRAWLFRIAPDEHVLLLLLHHIAGDEWSDVPLRRDIVAAYTARCAGLAPAFPPLPVQYADFALWQREESSALTAQVDGWREALAGLPDEVDLPADRPRPAEASHRGDVVDFTLPAEVTERLRALARSTGTSMFMVVQAAVAVLLSRLGAGTDVPLGAPVAGRPDAALDGLVGFFVNTLVLRTDTSGNPSFQELLARVRETDLAAFDRQDVPFEHLVEALNPVRSLSRHPLFQTMVSYLGEADGAWHLGSLRVETERVRQHVAMFDLSFDFFETRGGIRAELEYATDRYDSSSARTLVERLQRVLATVAADPAAVVSRIDVLAPAERSRLLAVEAATPIPTNSIVDLFVAQAAARPDAVALVSGGRAWTFAELDHWSSRLAGALAAYAGGLVALATSRPLTVPAILGVLKAGAAYLPLDAYQPTDRITAMLDDAQPAILVTTGDTDVPWSGPRLVVGSAVPEATPFVGAPSADDAAYVIFTSGSTGRPKGVVVPHRGIVNLFGSHRERLMAGPRRRVAHVASFTFDGSWEPLIWLLDGHTLHVFDDDEYRDPGVLVSRLSEQHIDVLDVTPTYLRELVPAGVLDAGLSVLLVGGEAIDGQLWQRVSATPGLTCHDLYGPTEASVDAYGWEGPDRSAYRLANVRTYLLDAGLQPVAPGVLGEVYVAGAGLAHGYLNRAGLTAERFVADPFGPAGARMYRTGDLARFDRDGVLEFAGRADGQVKVRGYRIEVGEIEAALGQAAVVVRDGRLVAYVVGGVDLDRLRATLPDYMIPSAFVQVDALPRTIAGKLDVAALPTPDFSQLVGGTAARNSREQHLCDLFAEVLGLPSVGIHDDFFALGGHSLLVMRLAGRVRAVMGVELPVRAVFDAPTVAALLPRLVGSSRAPLVARPRPHRVPLSYAQQRLWFLYRLEGPNPTYNIPIAWRLRGRLDTDALIAAVGDVVARHETLRTIFPDVDGAPYQHILQPDAVPVAFHEGGDVDAAAEHAFALDREPPLRVDVFRVAPDEHVLLLLLHHIAGDEWSDEPLRADLTAAYEARRAGRAPAFRPLPVQYADFALWQREQSADLTEQVRAWREALAGLPDEVDLPADRPRPAEASHRGDLVDFVLPDAVARDLRHLARSTGTSLFMVVQAAVAVLLSRLGAGTDVPLGAPVAGRPDAALDDLVGFFVNTLVLRTDTSGNPSFQELLARVRETDLAAFDRQDVPFEHLVEALNPVRSLSRHPLFQTMVSYLPGGGDTWTLGELTGRPEPVGHRTAMFDLSFDFADAPDGGIEGSLEFATDRYDRTTAHTLVERLQRVLATVAADPSAVVSRIDVLSPDERDRLFDADVSATIPPGSIVDLFETQVSTTPTAVALVSGGRSWTFAELDGWSSRLAGVLAGRDVGRGHLVALAVPRPLTVPAILGVLKAGAVYLPLDAYQPTDRIAAMLDDAAPTLVLTTGDTSLPPGTARLLLDDPTVFEGPIGGTTRPRADDPAYVIFTSGSTGRPKGVVVPHRGIVNLFGSHRERLMAGPRRRVAHVASFTFDGSWEPLIWLLDGHTLHVLDDDEYRDDAALVGYVRRHHVDVLDVTPTYLRELIPAGVLDAGLSVLLVGGEAIDGQLWQRVCATPGLTCHDLYGPTEASVDAYGWHGPDRSAYRLANVRTYLLDAGLQPVAPGVLGEVYVAGAGLAHGYLNRAGLTAERFVADPFGPAGARMYRTGDLARFDRDGVLEFAGRADGQVKVRGYRIEVGEIEAALGQAAVVVRDGRLVAYVVGGPVDTDRLRATLPDYMIPSAFVQVDALPRTIAGKLDVAALPTPDFSQLVGGTAARNNREQHLCDLFAEVLGLPSVGIDDDFFAMGGDSIVSIQLVSRARAAGLGISPRDVFRHKTPAGLAQAATVEVAVTEDPREAYGSAPLTPVMRWLAEVDGPTTGYSQSMLLHAPAGLTAAGLAEVLQALVDRHDLLRARVTEDAVRIPEPGAPVDVVRVASYDEKDLPAIAAAARDRLDPARGVMLQAVLLEPGHVLLVVHHYAVDGVSWRVLLPDLVAAWAARQAATPITLPPTGTSFRRWARELDGLSRDAKTVAQLPYWAEVLAGPRAPLGSRPLDRTRDRTGTCDEITIELPPEETQPLLTTVPTGFHAGVGDVLLTGLALALRDWAGGAGWLVMLEGHGREEHLVAGADLSRTVGWFTSEYPVRLDLGTEHPGDALKTIKERLRAAPDNGVGYGLLRYLNPETATVLAGYDKPLISFNYLGRFAAGNADEGPWEPAGEGWGGGADDGMPADYPLEINATTEDHADGPRLAATFTWPRDLLTEEQVRDLAGRWQAALRALAADPGSGGYTPSDLSLVELSQADIDSLEAEFADLESEWETQ